One part of the Lotus japonicus ecotype B-129 chromosome 2, LjGifu_v1.2 genome encodes these proteins:
- the LOC130741357 gene encoding chalcone synthase-like, with protein sequence MVSVAEIRKAQRAEGPATILAIGTANPPNCVDQSTYPDFYFKITNSEHMTELKEKFQRMCDKSMIKKRYMYLNEEILKENPNLCAYMAPSLDARQDMVVVEVPRLGKEAATKAIKEWGQPKSKITHLIFCTTSGVDMPGADYQLTKLLGLRPSVKRYMMYQQGCFAGGTVLRLAKDLAENNKGARVLVVCSEITAVTFRGPNDTHLDSLVGQALFGDGAAAVIVGSDPVPEIEKPLFELVWTAQTIAPDSDGAIDGHLREVGLTFHLLKDVPGIVSKNIDKALVEAFQPLNISDYNSIFWIAHPGGPAILDQVEQKLGLKPEKMKATREVLSEYGNMSSACVLFILDEMRRKSAQDGLKTTGEGLEWGVLFGFGPGLTIETVVLRSVAI encoded by the exons ATGGTGAGTGTAGCTGAGATTCGTAAGGCCCAGAGGGCTGAAGGCCCAGCAACCATCCTGGCTATTGGCACTGCAAATCCACCAAACTGTGTTGACCAAAGCACTTATCCTGATTTCTACTTCAAAATCACCAACAGTGAACACATGACAGAGCTTAAGGAGAAGTTTCAGCGCATGT GTGACAAGTCTATGATCAAGAAGAGATATATGTACTTGAATGAAGAAATTTTGAAAGAGAACCCCAACCTTTGTGCTTATATGGCACCATCTTTGGATGCTAGGCAGGACATGGTGGTGGTAGAGGTACCAAGGTTAGGGAAAGAAGCTGCAACAAAGGCTATAAAAGAATGGGGCCAGCCAAAATCTAAGATTACTCACTTAATCTTTTGCACCACAAGTGGTGTAGACATGCCTGGTGCTGATTATCAACTCACCAAACTCTTGGGTCTTCGCCCATCTGTGAAAAGGTACATGATGTACCAACAAGGGTGCTTTGCAGGTGGCACGGTGCTTCGTTTGGCTaaagacttggctgagaacaACAAAGGTGCACGTGTGCTAGTTGTTTGTTCTGAGATTACTGCGGTTACATTTCGTGGCCCTAATGACACTCACCTAGACAGCCTTGTGGGGCAAGCTTTGTTCGGAGACGGAGCAGCTGCGGTCATTGTTGGTTCTGATCCAGTGCCTGAAATTGAGAAACCTTTGTTTGAACTAGTTTGGACTGCACAAACTATTGCTCCAGATAGTGACGGAGCCATCGATGGTCACCTTCGTGAAGTTGGATTGACGTTCCATCTCCTTAAAGATGTCCCTGGGATTGTTTCAAAAAACATTGATAAAGCACTAGTTGAGGCCTTCCAACCATTGAACATATCTGATTACAACTCAATTTTTTGGATTGCACACCCAGGTGGCCCGGCAATTCTTGACCAAGTTGAGCAGAAGTTGGGTTTGAAACCTGAAAAGATGAAGGCCACTAGAGAAGTCCTAAGTGAATACGGTAACATGTCAAGTGCATGTGTCCTATTCATCTTAGATGAAATGAGAAGGAAATCAGCTCAAGATGGACTCAAAACCACTGGTGAAGGACTTGAATGGGGTGTGTTATTCGGTTTTGGACCTGGACTTACCATTGAAACCGTTGTTTTGCGTAGTGTGGCTATATAA
- the LOC130741358 gene encoding chalcone synthase 4-like — MVSVAEIRKAQRAEGPATIFAIGTANPPNCVDQSTYPDFYFRVTNSEHKTELKEKFQRMCDKSMIKKRYMHLTEDLLKENPNMCAYMAPSLDARQDMVVVEVPRLGKEAAVKAIKEWGQPKSKITHLIFCTTSGVDMPGADYQLTKLLGLRPYVKRYMMYQQGCFAGGTVLRLAKDLAENNKGARVLVVCSELTAVTFRGPSDTHLDSLVGQALFGDGAAALIVGSDPVPEIEKPLFELVWTAQTIAPDSEGAIDGHLREVGLTFHLLKDVPGIVSKNIEKALIEAFQPLGISDYNSIFWIAHPGGPAILDQVEQKLSLKPEKMRATREVLSEYGNMSSACVLFILDEMRRKSAQDGLKTTGEGLEWGVLFGFGPGLTIETVVLRSVTI, encoded by the exons atGGTGAGTGTTGCTGAGATTCGTAAGGCTCAAAGAGCCGAAGGCCCTGCAACCATCTTCGCTATTGGCACTGCTAATCCTCCTAACTGTGTTGATCAAAGCACCTATCCTGATTTCTACTTCAGAGTCACTAACAGTGAGCACAAAACGGAGCTCAAGGAGAAATTTCAGCGCATGT GTGACAAGTCAATGATCAAGAAGAGATATATGCACTTGACTGAAGATCTTTTGAAAGAGAACCCCAACATGTGCGCTTATATGGCACCTTCTCTGGATGCTAGGCAAGACATGGTGGTCGTAGAGGTACCTAGACTAGGCAAAGAAGCTGCTGTCAAGGCTATCAAAGAATGGGGTCAGCCTAAGTCCAAGATTACCCACTTAATCTTTTGCACCACAAGTGGTGTAGACATGCCCGGTGCCGATTACCAGCTAACCAAACTCTTAGGTCTTCGTCCATATGTGAAAAGGTACATGATGTACCAACAAGGGTGCTTTGCAGGTGGCACGGTGCTTCGTTTGGCTAAGGACTTGGCTGAGAACAACAAAGGTGCTCGTGTGCTAGTTGTTTGTTCTGAACTAACTGCAGTTACCTTCCGTGGCCCTAGTGACACTCACCTAGACAGCCTTGTTGGACAAGCATTGTTTGGAGACGGGGCAGCTGCACTCATTGTTGGTTCTGATCCGGTGCCTGAAATTGAGAAACCTTTGTTTGAACTGGTTTGGACTGCACAGACTATTGCTCCAGATAGTGAAGGAGCCATTGATGGTCACCTTCGTGAAGTTGGATTGACATTTCATCTCCTTAAAGATGTTCCTGGGATTGTTTCAAAGAACATTGAGAAAGCACTAATTGAGGCCTTCCAACCACTAGGCATATCTGATTACAATTCAATTTTTTGGATTGCACACCCAGGTGGCCCAGCAATTCTAGACCAAGTTGAACAGAAGTTGAGCTTGAAACCTGAAAAGATGAGAGCTACTAGAGAAGTGCTAAGTGAATATGGTAACATGTCAAGCGCCTGTGTCCTATTCATCTTAGATGAAATGAGAAGGAAATCAGCTCAAGATGGACTCAAAACCACTGGGGAAGGACTTGAATGGGGTGTGTTATTCGGTTTTGGACCTGGACTTACCATTGAAACTGTTGTTTTGCGTAGTGTGACTATATAA